From the Candidatus Dadabacteria bacterium genome, the window TATCAGGATTCGGTTCTTGAAGCCATTGGCAAGCTCAAGGAAGCGGGTTACCGCAACATGAGAGTGTTCTCCCCGTTTCCGGACCACGAAATTGAGGCGGCGGTTGATCTGCCTGAGAGTCCTGTGCGGTTTTTTACTCTCTTCGGAGGTCTGCTGGGGGCGACCTGCGGGATCGGTTTTACGGTTCTTACTTCAAGCGCCTGGCCGATAGCGGTGAGCGCCAAGCCTATAGTCTCAATACTTCCCTACATGGTTATCGTTTTTGAGCTTACGGTGCTTTTCGGCGCCCTTTCAACCTTTCTGGGGCTGATAGTGAATTCCCTTATAAGACAGAGAACCCCGGTCAGGCTCTATGACGAGCGTTTTTCGGATGACAAGTTCGGTGTTGCCGTTGTGTGCGAGAAGGAAAATATAGACGCGGTTGAAGCGATATTAAATTCTACGGGAGCTGAAGAAATCAAGTTTGATGAAGCATAAAAAGTTTTTTCGGACAGTTCCGGGGCGAGCTTGGGGATTTAATTCTCTCAGGGGATTGAAAGTATGTGTCGCCGTCGCTTTTGCGGTTGCGCTTTCCATTTCCTCTGCCCACTCGCTTCCGTGGTCGTGGGACATGTGGTCTCAGGACTCGATTCAGCCCTACGAAGAGCCCGTGCTTTTTCCGCGCAACTCGATTTCCACCGACGGCAGCAAAATGAGGCCTGAAGACAGAAACAAAGTCGAGCAGATAAAAAAAGGACCGATTCCCGGAGATGACGAGTCGGTTGCCAGAGGAGCCAAGGTTTACAAAGAGCAGTGCGCCGTGTGCCACGGCCCCGGGGGTTTGGGAGACGGAATTATAATAAAAAAAGGACTCGGTTTTTACCCGGTTAACCTTACCACGCCTGCTGTGGCGCAGAGAACCGACGGTTATATCTACGCCTATATACGCTACGGAGGCAAGGTTATGATGCCCTCTTACGGCGAGAACATATCGAAGCAGGACGCATGGCACGTGGTCAATTACGTGAGAAAGCTTCAGAACCCGGGTTCTGTCAAGGAGAGTCAGTGAAACGATGGATCAGTCCGTAAACCAGGAGATACTCGCTAAAAGAAACCAGATACCCGGCTGGGTGTTCAAGGTTTTCCTCGCTCTGGCGGCTGTGGGTGTAGTGGCTTTTGTAGTTAACGCCAGGGGAGAGAGGGCCGAGGAGGTCTGGCAGCTTTTCCTAGTGAATTTTCTTTTC encodes:
- a CDS encoding DUF3341 domain-containing protein, which encodes MSQGVVGIYSYQDSVLEAIGKLKEAGYRNMRVFSPFPDHEIEAAVDLPESPVRFFTLFGGLLGATCGIGFTVLTSSAWPIAVSAKPIVSILPYMVIVFELTVLFGALSTFLGLIVNSLIRQRTPVRLYDERFSDDKFGVAVVCEKENIDAVEAILNSTGAEEIKFDEA
- a CDS encoding cytochrome c, which gives rise to MKVCVAVAFAVALSISSAHSLPWSWDMWSQDSIQPYEEPVLFPRNSISTDGSKMRPEDRNKVEQIKKGPIPGDDESVARGAKVYKEQCAVCHGPGGLGDGIIIKKGLGFYPVNLTTPAVAQRTDGYIYAYIRYGGKVMMPSYGENISKQDAWHVVNYVRKLQNPGSVKESQ